In Saccharomyces cerevisiae S288C chromosome XV, complete sequence, the following proteins share a genomic window:
- the FRE3 gene encoding ferric-chelate reductase (Ferric reductase; reduces siderophore-bound iron prior to uptake by transporters; expression induced by low iron levels) has protein sequence MYWVLLCGSILLCCLSGASASPAKTKMYGKLPLVLTDACMGVLGEVTWEYSSDDLYSSPACTYEPALQSMLYCIYESLNEKGYSNRTFEKTFAAIKEDCAYYTDNLQNMTNADFYNMLNNGTTYIIQYSEGSANLTYPIEMDAQVRENYYYSYHGFYANYDIGHTYGGIICAYFVGVMILASILHYLSYTPFKTALFKQRLVRYVRRYLTIPTIWGKHASSFSYLKIFTGFLPTRSEGVIILGYLVLHTVFLAYGYQYDPYNLIFDSRREQIARYVADRSGVLAFAHFPLIALFAGRNNFLEFISGVKYTSFIMFHKWLGRMMFLDAVIHGAAYTSYSVFYKDWAASKEETYWQFGVAALCIVGVMVFFSLAMFRKFFYEAFLFLHIVLGALFFYTCWEHVVELSGIEWIYAAIAIWTIDRLIRIVRVSYFGFPKASLQLVGDDIIRVTVKRPVRLWKAKPGQYVFVSFLHHLYFWQSHPFTVLDSIIKDGELTIILKEKKGVTKLVKKYVCCNGGKASMRLAIEGPYGSSSPVNNYDNVLLLTGGTGLPGPIAHAIKLGKTSAATGKQFIKLVIAVRGFNVLEAYKPELMCLEDLNVQLHIYNTMEVPALTPNDSLEISQQDEKADGKGVVMATTLEQSPNPVEFDGTVFHHGRPNVEKLLHEVGDLNGSLAVVCCGPPVFVDEVRDQTANLVLEKPAKAIEYFEEYQSW, from the coding sequence ATGTATTGGGTCCTCCTTTGTGGTTCTATTTTGTTATGCTGCTTGTCAGGAGCAAGCGCCTCCCCTGCTAAGACAAAAATGTACGGCAAGTTACCACTGGTTTTGACAGATGCCTGCATGGGAGTTCTCGGCGAAGTAACCTGGGAGTATAGTAGTGACGATTTATATTCCTCACCAGCATGTACATATGAACCGGCATTACAGTCAATGTTGTATTGTATTTACGAATCATTGAATGAAAAGGGTTATTCCAATAGaacctttgaaaaaacCTTTGCTGCTATCAAAGAAGACTGCGCATATTACACTGATAACCTTCAGAATATGACTAATGCAGATTTCTATAATATGCTGAATAATGGAACAACATACATAATACAGTATTCTGAAGGTAGCGCGAATCTTACGTATCCAATCGAGATGGATGCCCAAGTGAGAGAaaactattattattcttaCCATGGTTTCTACGCCAACTACGACATTGGTCATACTTATGGTGGTATTATTTGCGCCTATTTTGTAGGTGTTATGATTCTTGCCAGCATACTCCATTATCTAAGTTACACTCCGTTTAAAACTGCCTTATTTAAACAAAGACTTGTAAGATATGTGAGAAGATATTTGACAATACCTACTATCTGGGGTAAACATGCGTCGAGCTTTTCTTACcttaaaatttttacagGCTTCCTTCCCACACGATCTGAAGGCGTCATTATACTTGGATACCTCGTGCTTCATACAGTTTTTCTGGCATACGGGTATCAATATGATCCTTACAACTTAATTTTCGACTCTCGTAGAGAACAGATTGCTCGATACGTGGCAGATAGAAGTGGTGTCCTGGCATTTGCACATTTTCCCCTAATAGCTCTTTTCGCAGGAAGGAACAATTTTCTAGAATTCATTTCTGGAGTAAAATATACCTCTTTCATAATGTTTCATAAGTGGTTGGGAAGAATGATGTTTTTAGATGCTGTGATTCATGGCGCTGCTTATACCAGTTATTCCGTATTCTACAAAGATTGGGCAGCAAGCAAGGAAGAGACATATTGGCAATTTGGAGTAGCTGCTCTTTGTATAGTTGGTGTTATggtgtttttttctttggcaaTGTTCAGAAAGTTTTTCTATGAAGCCTTCTTATTTCTCCATATTGTGCTTGGCGCATTGTTCTTTTATACGTGTTGGGAGCACGTCGTAGAATTGAGTGGGATTGAGTGGATATACGCTGCTATTGCTATCTGGACTATTGATAGGCTAATTCGAATTGTTAGAGTATCTTATTTCGGTTTCCCTAAGGCTTCCTTACAGTTAGTTGGCGATGACATCATTCGAGTCACAGTCAAACGACCAGTAAGGCTATGGAAAGCCAAACCAGGACAGTATGTTTTCGTTTCATTCCTACACCACCTGTATTTTTGGCAGTCACATCCTTTCACAGTCTTAGATTCAATTATCAAAGATGGTGAGCTGACTATTATCctgaaggaaaaaaagggagTAACAAAACTTGTCAAAAAGTATGTGTGTTGCAATGGAGGTAAGGCATCTATGAGACTAGCTATAGAAGGTCCATATGGCTCTTCATCTCCAGTCAATAATTATGATAACGTCTTGCTACTTACGGGAGGTACTGGTTTGCCAGGGCCCATTGCACACGCCATTAAACTTGGAAAAACGTCAGCGGCAACTGGAAAACAATTCATAAAATTAGTGATTGCAGTTAGAGGGTTTAACGTACTCGAGGCTTACAAGCCGGAGCTGATGTGTCTAGAAGATCTTAATGTACAGCTTCACATCTACAATACAATGGAAGTTCCGGCATTAACTCCTAATGATAGTTTGGAAATTTCTCAACAAGACGAGAAGGCCGATGGAAAAGGTGTTGTTATGGCAACTACCCTAGAACAGTCACCTAATCCAGTTGAATTTGATGGTACTGTTTTTCATCATGGAAGACCCAATGTTGAAAAGCTTCTGCATGAAGTTGGTGACCTAAATGGATCGTTAGCTGTGGTTTGTTGTGGGCCTCCTGTTTTCGTTGACGAAGTAAGGGATCAAACGGCAAATCTTGTTCTAGAGAAGCCTGCAAAGGCAATCGAATACTTTGAAGAATACCAAAGTTGGTAA
- a CDS encoding uncharacterized protein (hypothetical protein; identified by fungal homology and RT-PCR) encodes MFNVALPSQDKKSEFYKQKRLSLRTNILDEFLRVAKTQDNRQNNFVSQYRNDEIY; translated from the coding sequence ATGTTCAATGTAGCATTACCATCACAAGacaaaaaatcagaatTTTACAAGCAAAAGCGCTTATCTTTAAGGACCAACATATTAGATGAATTCTTAAGGGTTGCCAAAACGCAAGACAACAGGCAAAATAATTTCGTTTCTCAGTACCGAAATGACGAAATATACTGA
- the FIT2 gene encoding Fit2p (Mannoprotein that is incorporated into the cell wall; incorporated via a glycosylphosphatidylinositol (GPI) anchor; involved in the retention of siderophore-iron in the cell wall), with product MKFSTIFGATTVMTAVSAAAVSSVMTTKTITATNGNNVYTKVVTDTADPIISYSTTRTVVVSNSDATYTKVVTEGPDTTSEKSTTKTLTLTNGSGSSTNLYTKTVTQAVESSTSSSSSSSSSSSSASSSGAAPAAFQGASVGALALGLISYLL from the coding sequence atgaaattcTCAACTATTTTCGGAGCTACTACAGTTATGACTGCCGTCTCGGCAGCAGCTGTGTCGAGTGTAATGACCACTAAGACTATTACTGCTACTAACGGTAATAACGTTTACACTAAGGTCGTTACCGACACCGCTGACCCTATCATTAGTTACAGTACCACTAGAACTGTCGTTGTCAGTAATAGTGATGCTACTTACACAAAGGTTGTCACCGAAGGACCAGATACCACCTCTGAAAAGAGTACAACAAAGACACTTACTTTGACAAACGGTTCAGGTTCATCAACCAACCTTTACACCAAGACCGTCACTCAAGCCGTCGAATCATCTACATCCTCCTCATCCTCCTCatcctcctcctcctcttctGCCTCTTCTTCTGGTGCTGCTCCTGCTGCATTCCAAGGAGCAAGTGTCGGTGCATTGGCCCTTGGTTTGATTTCTTACCTATTATAA
- the FIT3 gene encoding Fit3p (Mannoprotein that is incorporated into the cell wall; incorporated via a glycosylphosphatidylinositol (GPI) anchor; involved in the retention of siderophore-iron in the cell wall) — MKFSSALVLSAVAATALAESITTTITATKNGHVYTKTVTQDATFVWGGEDSYASSTSAAESSAAETSAAETSAAATTSAAATTSAAETSSAAETSSADEGSGSSITTTITATKNGHVYTKTVTQDATFVWTGEGSSNTWSPSSTSTSSEAATSSASTTATTTAETSSSATSSSTAELSSYTGAADAITAGTGLMGAALAAVMLL; from the coding sequence ATGAAATTCTCTTCCGCTTTGGTTCTATCTGCTGTTGCCGCTACTGCTCTTGCTGAGAGTATCACCACCACCATCACTGCCACCAAGAACGGTCATGTCTACACTAAGACTGTCACCCAAGATGCTACTTTTGTTTGGGGTGGTGAAGACTCTTACGCCAGCAGCACTTCTGCCGCTGAATCTTCTGCCGCCGAAACTTCTGCCGCCGAAACCTCTGCTGCCGCTACCACTTCTGCTGCCGCTACCACTTCTGCTGCTGAGACTTCTTCTGCTGCTGAGACTTCTTCTGCTGATGAAGGTTCTGGTTCTAGTATCACTACCACTATCACTGCCACCAAGAACGGTCACGTCTACACTAAGACTGTCACCCAAGATGCTACTTTTGTCTGGACTGGTGAAGGCAGCAGCAACACCTGGTCTCCAAGTAGTACTTCTACCAGCTCAGAAGCTGCTACCTCTTCTGCTTCAACCACTGCAACCACCACTGCTGAAACTTCTTCCTCTGCTACATCCTCTAGCACCGCTGAATTATCTAGTTACACCGGTGCTGCTGATGCCATCACCGCTGGTACTGGTTTGATGGGTGCTGCCCTTGCTGCCGTCATGTTATTGTAA
- the FRE5 gene encoding putative ferric-chelate reductase (Putative ferric reductase with similarity to Fre2p; expression induced by low iron levels; the authentic, non-tagged protein is detected in highly purified mitochondria in high-throughput studies): MLFARLVLLLVYLAPGSLAKPASTKKRTQWDQIAIDACAKELESHKFDTDVKGRHATLCTYEPALGSWLHCAKDVLDSRKKSKKIFEKTFSKINQYCHDYHKDEVVSNEEYYRIFANASLFIRPLDEVKENIRYPVTPNKASLDRWVWAYFGPLDNIDKGNVYGVTICLYWIGVLFIAAVYHFLNFSRLKQTVFKNKVSAFLRGHYVLPALVHNHAMSVGRWFFIGLVPTRLETLVLFGYVLLHGFLLSSYNFDHNELLSDRRSQVLIFLSDRAGILAFAHFPLIVLFGGKNSTMTWLTGIRYTAFITYHKWLGRFMLVDCTIHAIGYTYHAYIENYWKYVKYSDLWTSGRHAMIIVGILVFFSFFFFRRHYYELFVITHIILAIGFFHACWKHCYKLGWGEWIMACALFWIADRILRLIKIAIFGMPWAKLKLCGESMIEVRISKSSKWWKAEPGQYIYLYFLRPKIFWQSHPFTVMDSLVEDGELVVVITVKNGLTKKLQEYLLESEGYTEMRVLAEGPYGQSTRTHLFESLLFIAGGAGVPGPLSMAIKAGRQVKSNDSHQMIKFVWSVRNLDLLEVYRKEIMVLKELNIDTKIYFTGERKDESNTEEGAIANMSTEGRLLTTSKSAEMITDFGRPNIDEIIEEAVSGAKSLLVTCCGSEGFVDKTRELTAKRVLEHGDKWIEYVEEFQNW; this comes from the coding sequence ATGCTTTTCGCTAGATTAGTGCTGCTGTTGGTGTATTTGGCACCAGGTTCTTTAGCAAAACCAGCATCAACTAAGAAAAGAACGCAATGGGACCAGATAGCAATTGATGCTTGTGCTAAAGAATTGGAATCACACAAATTTGACACGGATGTGAAGGGTCGGCACGCTACTCTTTGCACTTATGAACCAGCACTAGGGTCTTGGTTACATTGCGCGAAGGATGTTCTCGACAGTAGgaagaaaagtaaaaaaatattcgaAAAAACGTTTAGCAAAATTAATCAGTATTGCCACGATTATCACAAAGATGAGGTCGTCAGCAATGAGGAGTATTATCGAATTTTTGCCAATGCATCCCTTTTCATCCGGCCTCTTGATGAGGTAAAGGAAAACATACGATATCCCGTCACTCCCAATAAAGCCTCTCTAGATAGGTGGGTATGGGCTTATTTTGGGCCCCTGGATAATATAGACAAAGGAAATGTTTATGGAGTGACGATTTGCTTATACTGGATAGGAGTTCTGTTTATTGCAGCTGTATATCACTTCTTGAACTTTTCTCGACTTAAACAAACGGTGTTCAAAAACAAGGTGTCTGCTTTCTTAAGAGGCCACTATGTTCTTCCAGCGCTTGTTCATAACCATGCTATGTCAGTGGGAAGGTGGTTTTTCATCGGTCTGGTCCCTACCAGGTTAGAGACCCTTGTCCTATTCGGTTACGTTTTGTTGCACGGGTTCTTGTTGAGTAGTTACAATTTTGACCATAATGAGTTGCTCAGTGATCGCAGAAGCCAAGTGCTTATCTTCCTTTCCGACAGGGCAGGGATCCTGGCATTCGCAcattttcctttgataGTTCTCTTTGGCGGTAAAAACAGCACAATGACTTGGCTCACAGGTATAAGATATACCGCATTCATTACTTACCACAAATGGTTAGGAAGATTCATGTTAGTAGACTGTACGATCCATGCAATAGGATACACCTACCATGCATACATAGAAAATTACTGGAAATACGTGAAGTATAGTGATCTATGGACATCCGGAAGACATGCCATGATCATTGTTGGAATACTTGTGTTTTTTtcgttcttcttctttagacGACATTATTACGAATTGTTTGTTATTACGCACATTATCTTAGCAATAGGATTTTTCCATGCGTGCTGGAAACATTGCTATAAACTTGGATGGGGTGAATGGATAATGGCGTGTGCACTGTTTTGGATTGCTGACCGTATTCTGCGGCTAATAAAGATTGCAATTTTTGGAATGCCATGGGCTAAATTGAAACTGTGTGGCGAGTCCATGATAGAAGTGAGAATCTCAAAAAGCTCCAAATGGTGGAAAGCAGAACCTGGccaatatatatatctgtACTTCTTAAGaccaaaaatattctgGCAATCACATCCATTCACGGTCATGGATTCTTTGGTTGAGGATGGTGAGTTGGTAGTTGTGATAACAGTGAAAAATGGGCTAACCAAAAAATTACAGGAATACCTTTTAGAGAGCGAAGGGTACACGGAAATGCGAGTACTAGCAGAAGGACCTTATGGACAAAGCACGCGAACACATTTGTTCGAAAGCCTCCTGTTTATTGCCGGAGGGGCGGGTGTTCCTGGACCTCTGTCGATGGCAATAAAGGCAGGTCGCCAGGTCAAAAGCAACGATTCTCATCAAATGATCAAATTTGTGTGGAGTGTACGTAACCTTGATCTCTTAGAAGTGTATCGCAAAGAGATAATGGTGCTAAAAGAGTTGAACATAGACACAAAAATTTACTTCACAGGAGAGCGAAAAGATGAATCGAACACGGAGGAGGGAGCAATTGCTAATATGAGCACGGAAGGCAGACTGCTGACGACATCGAAATCAGCGGAAATGATTACTGATTTTGGACGACCAAATATCGATGAGATAATTGAAGAAGCAGTAAGTGGTGCAAAATCTTTGTTGGTCACTTGTTGCGGGTCAGAGGGCTTTGTAGACAAGACACGAGAGTTGACGGCAAAAAGAGTTCTTGAACACGGTGACAAATGGATAGAATACGTGGAGGAATTCCAGAATTGGTAG
- a CDS encoding uncharacterized protein (hypothetical protein; green fluorescent protein (GFP)-fusion protein localizes to the cytoplasm; YOR385W is not an essential gene), with the protein MRGFSGQPLSDDDNYRIEKTQRNTIPERLHFSRERNMPIASIFGTRGYFVFSSEQSYDKFKQTNFNISTLDADGVGVPLFHIVQSYNVIGKITRSSPDFYIYKYVLQGVQDPPLYSDCKVICQDKVFRLCKILYCEIYAHQGFFETKYDFFYPSKTQPVKKYQIIKQSNMRDLYSTLDGMRFRWHVKFYSDHFRLMFLDEDRLNYSNSNQKERQKPDQGKSKAPDFVIGHYTRTFSDILPRSTSKCSNLIIGEHSKPDSLGITTVPDLTQEFACQGALIHYLLHIERERK; encoded by the coding sequence ATGCGTGGTTTCAGTGGTCAACCATTgagtgatgatgataattaTAGAATTGAAAAGACTCAAAGGAACACAATTCCTGAACGTCTCCATTTTAGCAGAGAGAGAAATATGCCCATTGCAAGTATATTCGGGACTAGAGGATATTTTGTATTCTCAAGTGAGCAATCCTATGACAAATTCAAACAGACAAACTTTAATATCAGTACTCTAGATGCGGATGGTGTAGGTGTTCCTCTTTTTCATATTGTCCAAAGTTATAACGTTATTGGCAAAATTACTCGGAGCTCGCCGGATTTCTATATCTACAAGTACGTTTTACAAGGGGTGCAAGATCCGCCTTTATACTCTGATTGTAAAGTTATTTGTCAAGATAAAGTTTTTCGTTTATGcaaaattttatattgTGAAATTTATGCTCATCaaggattttttgaaactaaATACGATTTCTTCTATCCTTCTAAAACGCAGCCGGTCAAAAAATACCAAATAATCAAACAAAGTAATATGCGAGATCTATATTCCACTTTGGACGGTATGCGTTTTCGTTGGCATGTGAAATTCTACAGCGATCATTTTCGATTGATGTTCCTAGATGAGGACAGGCTCAATTACTCAAATAGTAACCAAAAGGAAAGGCAAAAACCAGATCAAGGAAAAAGTAAGGCTCCAGATTTCGTAATTGGCCATTATACAAGAACTTTTTCCGATATACTCCCTAGATCCACGTCAAAATGCTCCAATCTTATTATTGGAGAACACTCAAAGCCAGACTCTCTTGGTATCACGACCGTTCCTGATTTGACTCAGGAATTTGCCTGTCAGGGAGCTTTAATCCATTATCTGCTGCATATAGAAcgagaaagaaaataa
- the PHR1 gene encoding deoxyribodipyrimidine photo-lyase PHR1 (DNA photolyase involved in photoreactivation; repairs pyrimidine dimers in the presence of visible light; induced by DNA damage; regulated by transcriptional repressor Rph1p), whose amino-acid sequence MKRTVISSSNAYASKRSRLDIEHDFEQYHSLNKKYYPRPITRTGANQFNNKSRAKPMEIVEKLQKKQKTSFENVSTVMHWFRNDLRLYDNVGLYKSVALFQQLRQKNAKAKLYAVYVINEDDWRAHMDSGWKLMFIMGALKNLQQSLAELHIPLLLWEFHTPKSTLSNSKEFVEFFKEKCMNVSSGTGTIITANIEYQTDELYRDIRLLENEDHRLQLKYYHDSCIVAPGLITTDRGTNYSVFTPWYKKWVLYVNNYKKSTSEICHLHIIEPLKYNETFELKPFQYSLPDEFLQYIPKSKWCLPDVSEEAALSRLKDFLGTKSSKYNNEKDMLYLGGTSGLSVYITTGRISTRLIVNQAFQSCNGQIMSKALKDNSSTQNFIKEVAWRDFYRHCMCNWPYTSMGMPYRLDTLDIKWENNPVAFEKWCTGNTGIPIVDAIMRKLLYTGYINNRSRMITASFLSKNLLIDWRWGERWFMKHLIDGDSSSNVGGWGFCSSTGIDAQPYFRVFNMDIQAKKYDPQMIFVKQWVPELISSENKRPENYPKPLVDLKHSRERALKVYKDAM is encoded by the coding sequence atgaaaagaacGGTAATATCTTCCTCGAACGCATATGCTAGTAAGAGATCTCGGCTGGATATAGAACATGATTTTGAACAATACCACTCgttgaacaaaaaatattatccaAGGCCAATTACTAGGACAGGCGCAAATCAATTCAATAATAAGTCTCGGGCTAAACCAATGGAGATTGTGGAAAAACTGcaaaagaagcaaaaaacGTCGTTTGAGAATGTTAGCACTGTCATGCACTGGTTTCGAAATGATCTACGTTTATATGATAATGTGGGACTGTACAAAAGTGTTGCGCTCTTCCAGCAATTGAGGCAAAAAAACGCAAAAGCCAAATTATATGCTGTTTATGTCATCAATGAAGATGATTGGAGAGCCCATATGGATAGCGGATGGAAATTGATGTTTATAATGGGGGCgttaaaaaatttgcagCAGTCCTTAGCCGAATTACACATACCTCTTCTTCTGTGGGAATTCCACACTCCAAAAAGTACCTTATCTAATTCAAAAGAGTTCGTggagtttttcaaagaaaaatgtatGAATGTAAGTTCAGGAACAGGTACGATAATCACTGCTAATATAGAATACCAAACAGATGAACTGTACCGTGATATTAGGCTGttagaaaatgaagaccATAGATTGCAATTGAAATACTACCACGACTCTTGCATTGTTGCTCCTGGATTGATCACTACTGACAGAGGCACCAACTATTCTGTGTTTACTCCATGGTACAAAAAATGGGTGCTATATGTAAATAATTACAAAAAGAGTACCTCTGAAATTTGTCATTTGCATATAATCGAACCATTAAAGTACAACGAAACTTTTGAACTGAAGCCATTCCAATATTCATTACCGGATGAATTCCTTCAATATATACCTAAATCAAAATGGTGCTTGCCAGACGTTTCTGAAGAAGCAGCTTTATCCAGATTAAAAGATTTCCTCGGTACAAAAAGTTCTAAGTacaacaatgaaaaagacaTGCTATATTTGGGTGGAACCTCTGGGCTAAGTGTATATATAACTACTGGTAGGATAAGCACAAGACTTATAGTCAACCAGGCATTTCAATCATGCAACGGACAAATAATGTCAAAAGCACTGAAAGATAATTCGTCCACccaaaatttcatcaaagaagTTGCATGGAGAGATTTTTACAGACATTGTATGTGCAACTGGCCATATACCTCAATGGGAATGCCTTATCGATTGGACACTTTAGATATAAAATGGGAGAATAACCCTGTagcatttgaaaagtgGTGTACTGGTAATACAGGCATTCCCATAGTCGATGCCATAATGAGAAAATTACTGTACACAGGCTATATTAATAACAGATCTAGAATGATCACagcttcttttctttctaaaaACTTATTAATAGATTGGAGATGGGGGGAACGCTGGTTTATGAAACACTTGATAGACGGTGATTCGTCTTCAAATGTTGGTGGCTGGGGTTTTTGTTCTAGTACAGGAATTGATGCCCAACCATATTTTAGAGTTTTTAATATGGATATacaagcaaaaaaatatgaccCACAAATGATATTCGTCAAACAATGGGTTCCCGAATTGATTTCTTCCGAAAATAAGCGTCCAGAAAACTATCCAAAACCTTTAGTTGATTTAAAGCATAGTAGGGAGCGTGCTTTGAAAGTTTATAAAGACGCAATGTGA
- a CDS encoding uncharacterized protein (hypothetical protein; regulated by the metal-responsive Aft1p transcription factor; highly inducible in zinc-depleted conditions; localizes to the soluble fraction; SWAT-GFP and mCherry fusion proteins localize to the endoplasmic reticulum and vacuole respectively; YOR387C has a paralog, VEL1, that arose from a single-locus duplication) — MSFLNIFTFFSVLVSVATAVRFDLTNVTCNNLHGPHCGTYVMEVVGQNGTFLGQSTFAGADVLTESAGDAWARYLGQETRFLPKLTTIASNDTKNFSPLIFTTNIYTCNPQSIGDAMVPFANTVTGEIEYNSWADTADNASFITGLANQLFNSTQYGVQVASCYPNFASVILSTPTVNIFAANETLPDYCTAIQLKAVCPPDAGFA, encoded by the coding sequence ATGAGTTTCCTAAacatttttacttttttcagCGTCCTTGTGTCTGTTGCAACAGCCGTCAGATTTGATTTGACTAACGTCACTTGTAATAACCTACATGGACCTCACTGTGGTACCTACGTTATGGAAGTCGTTGGCCAAAATGGTACATTTTTGGGTCAATCTACGTTTGCTGGTGCCGACGTTTTAACTGAAAGCGCTGGTGACGCTTGGGCAAGATATTTGGGCCAGGAAACAAGATTCCTCCCAAAGTTGACTACTATTGCTAGCAATGATACGAAGAACTTTTCTCCACTAATCTTCACCACCAATATCTACACTTGTAACCCTCAATCCATTGGTGATGCTATGGTTCCTTTTGCTAACACTGTTACTGGTGAAATTGAATACAACTCTTGGGCAGACACCGCTGATAATGCTTCCTTCATAACCGGTTTAGCTAACCAATTGTTTAACTCTACTCAGTATGGCGTTCAAGTTGCTTCCTGTTACCCAAACTTTGCTTCTGTTATTTTGAGCACCCCAACTGTGAACATTTTCGCTGCGAATGAGACATTACCAGATTATTGTACCGCCATCCAGTTGAAGGCCGTTTGTCCACCAGACGCTGGTTTTgcttga